One stretch of Armigeres subalbatus isolate Guangzhou_Male chromosome 2, GZ_Asu_2, whole genome shotgun sequence DNA includes these proteins:
- the LOC134212172 gene encoding uncharacterized protein LOC134212172, translating to MIPLQQSIPTPASHAWRAPFLILITLPLLIEPSKLSLRNLNEDPILFLKYGNCKIQTGNLKIVHPINLTTIQESIDYLTSSFYTRVDSRNPLGGIVKHKIKALYNNFLQIKPSEHHRAKRWDSLGTGWKWLAGSPDAQDLHIINSTMNELITQNNQQVNINNRINARISELTSSINKIINSMKANELANEISAIITIINIDIINKLLEDIQDAIILSKTATIANRVLSIQEISFIKSLLQNQGVNIDVPDEALQHVTPKFAATQHTLLYILHVPQLDNVTSSVIRIHPIVHKNQIIYDYPEYVVKSENSLYTTSEPFEFVQKAKYLKEMHDTCIYPLVFGKQSICNSTFYNRTSQLLVTENTLLVQNAEKDPLSSNCGPDDRTL from the exons ATGATACCCCTGCAACAAAGCATTCCAACTCCTGCAAGCCACGCTTGGAGA GCACCCTTCCTGATACTCATCACACTTCCCTTATTGATTGAACCATCCAAACTTTCCCTGAGAAACCTCAACGAAGAccccattttatttttaaaatatggaaattgtaaaattcaaactggaaatttaaaaattgtacaCCCCATTAATCTAACAACGATACAAGAATCTATCGATTACTTGACTTCATCCTTTTATACAAGAGTAGATAGCAGAAACCCTTTAGGAGGCATAGTCAAACACAAAATAAAAGCATTGTACAacaattttcttcaaataaaaCCATCAGAACATCATAGAGCAAAAAGATGGGATTCGTTGGGAACTGGTTGGAAATGGCTGGCCGGATCACCAGATGCACAAGATCTTCATATCATCAATTCTACAATGAATGAATTAATAACCCAGAATAATCAGCAAGTTAATATAAATAACCGCATCAATGCAAGAATTTCGGAGCTGACCAGCAGCATTAACAAAATTATCAACAGCATGAAAGCGAACGAGCTAGCAAATGAGATCTCGGCTATCATTACAATAATAAATATTGATATCATCAACAAACTCCTAGAAGACATACAAGACGCCATCATCCTATCAAAAACAGCTACAATCGCCAACAGAGTACTTTCTATTCAAGAGATTTCGTTCATAAAATCGCTTCTACAAAATCAAGGAGTGAACATAGATGTTCCAGATGAGGCCCTACAACATGTCACCCCTAAGTTCGCCGCAACTCAACACACCCTCCTATACATCCTTCACGTGCCACAGTTAGATAACGTAACATCTTCTGTGATTCGAATTCACCCAATAGTACACAAGAACCAAATTATTTATGATTATCCGGAATATGtcgtgaaaagtgaaaattctCTATATACCACAAGTGAACCCTTTGAATTCGTTCAAAAGGCGAAATACCTAAAGGAAATGCACGATACTTGTATCTATCCCCTAGTATTTGGGAAACAATCGATATGCAATTCCACGTTTTATAATAGGACATCTCAATTACTTGTAACGGAGAATACACTTTTGGTCCAGAATGCAGAAAAAGACCCTCTTAGTAGTAACTGTGGACCAGACGATCGTACATTATAA